From the genome of Bacteroides sp. MSB163, one region includes:
- a CDS encoding prephenate dehydrogenase/arogenate dehydrogenase family protein — protein MRILILGAGKMGSFFTDILSFQHETAVFDVNPHQLRFVYNTYRFTTLEEIKDFEPELVINAATVKYTLDAFRKVLPVLPKDCIISDIASVKTGLKKFYEESGFRYVSSHPMFGPTFASLSNLSSENAIIISEGDHLGKIFFKDLYQTLRLNIFEYTFDEHDETVAYSLSIPFVSTFVFAAVMKHQEAPGTTFKKHMAIAKGLLSEDDYLLQEILFNPRTPSQVENIRLELKNLLEIISTKDAEGMKQYLTKIREKIK, from the coding sequence ATGCGTATTTTAATACTCGGAGCCGGCAAGATGGGCTCTTTCTTTACAGATATTCTAAGTTTCCAACATGAAACGGCAGTGTTCGACGTGAATCCGCACCAGTTGCGTTTTGTCTACAACACGTATCGTTTCACCACGTTGGAAGAGATAAAGGACTTCGAACCGGAGTTGGTAATCAATGCCGCCACGGTAAAGTATACATTAGATGCATTCCGCAAGGTGCTGCCCGTGCTGCCCAAGGATTGTATTATCAGTGATATTGCCTCGGTGAAGACAGGATTGAAGAAATTCTATGAGGAAAGTGGTTTCCGCTATGTATCGTCGCATCCGATGTTTGGCCCTACGTTTGCCAGCCTCAGCAATCTGAGTAGCGAAAATGCTATCATCATCAGTGAAGGTGACCACCTGGGAAAAATTTTCTTCAAGGACCTTTACCAGACGCTCCGCCTCAATATCTTCGAATATACTTTCGACGAGCATGATGAGACGGTAGCTTATTCTCTGTCTATTCCTTTTGTCTCTACGTTTGTTTTTGCAGCGGTGATGAAGCACCAGGAAGCTCCGGGTACTACGTTCAAGAAGCACATGGCTATTGCCAAGGGTTTGCTGAGTGAGGATGATTATTTGCTTCAGGAAATTCTCTTTAATCCGCGCACTCCCTCGCAAGTGGAAAATATTCGCCTGGAACTGAAGAATTTACTGGAAATTATCAGTACGAAGGATGCGGAAGGGATGAAGCAGTATCTGACGAAGATTAGGGAAAAGATAAAATAG
- a CDS encoding bifunctional 3-deoxy-7-phosphoheptulonate synthase/chorismate mutase type II, which translates to MELELESILLPGIEDKRPMIIAGPCSAETEEQVMCTAKQLAEKGMKIFRAGIWKPRTKPGGFEGVGVDGLAWLKEVKKETGMYVSTEVATSKHVYECLKAGIDILWIGARTTANPFAMQEIADALKGVDIPVFVKNPVNPDLELWIGALERINNAGLKRLAAIHRGFSSYDKKLYRNLPQWHIPIELRRRIPNLPIICDPSHIGGKRELIAPLCQQAMDLGFNGLIIESHCNPDCAWSDASQQVTPDVLDYILNLLVIRKETQTTENLSELRKQIDECDNNLMQELAKRMRVAREIGTFKKEHDMTILQTGRYNEILDKRGSQGVLLGVDSEFIKKVFELIHEESVRQQMEIINK; encoded by the coding sequence ATGGAACTTGAATTAGAATCGATTTTGCTGCCGGGTATTGAGGACAAACGCCCCATGATAATTGCAGGTCCTTGCAGCGCCGAGACAGAAGAACAAGTAATGTGCACTGCCAAGCAACTGGCCGAAAAGGGAATGAAGATATTCCGTGCCGGAATCTGGAAACCGCGTACCAAACCGGGTGGGTTCGAAGGTGTAGGCGTAGACGGTCTGGCATGGCTGAAAGAGGTGAAGAAAGAAACCGGAATGTACGTTTCTACCGAAGTAGCCACTTCGAAGCATGTATACGAGTGTCTGAAAGCAGGTATCGATATCCTTTGGATTGGCGCACGCACCACTGCCAACCCGTTTGCCATGCAGGAAATTGCCGATGCACTGAAGGGCGTGGATATTCCTGTGTTTGTGAAGAACCCGGTAAATCCGGATCTGGAACTCTGGATCGGTGCCCTGGAACGTATCAACAATGCCGGTCTGAAACGTCTGGCAGCCATCCACCGTGGTTTCAGCAGCTATGACAAGAAGTTGTACCGCAACCTGCCGCAATGGCATATCCCCATCGAGTTGCGTCGTCGCATCCCGAACCTGCCGATCATCTGCGATCCCAGCCACATCGGTGGTAAGCGCGAACTCATCGCACCGCTTTGCCAGCAGGCTATGGACCTCGGTTTCAACGGTCTGATTATCGAAAGCCACTGCAACCCGGATTGTGCATGGAGCGATGCTTCACAGCAAGTGACTCCGGACGTACTGGATTACATCCTGAACCTACTCGTCATCCGTAAAGAGACACAGACCACGGAAAATCTCAGTGAACTGCGCAAGCAGATTGACGAGTGCGACAACAACCTGATGCAGGAACTTGCCAAGCGTATGCGTGTGGCGCGTGAAATCGGTACGTTCAAGAAAGAGCACGATATGACAATCCTGCAAACGGGACGTTACAATGAGATTCTGGACAAACGCGGTTCACAAGGCGTGCTTCTGGGCGTGGATTCGGAATTTATCAAGAAGGTATTCGAGCTGATACACGAGGAGAGTGTGAGGCAACAAATGGAAATAATTAATAAGTGA